From Plodia interpunctella isolate USDA-ARS_2022_Savannah chromosome 18, ilPloInte3.2, whole genome shotgun sequence, a single genomic window includes:
- the LOC128677583 gene encoding uncharacterized protein LOC128677583, protein MEPRELHIKFAGMSANVEIVPHLNQTLKRLVESIVKPTRLRQDLMVTILLFIMKENGFVQLKDVCKDAITIEDYILSKKEKDITKYETVFLLRNFPNTPMKMIVSLLKDTILINATIPEMRKETYSLCLMPERYIINSGLGIPATLANVNELFVSFKDKIVTPVKSSILNCHRHPSGNLSGLPEDVILLIILKLSLRDVLNLSESCKRMYQIVNEDRVWYHLYVRDFAEHKNEGSWHDMYKEAYITRSTVRSRSNDGLRLSVSTEHVARCVSDSRWEVIL, encoded by the coding sequence atggaGCCAAGGGAATTGCATATCAAATTCGCTGGCATGTCAGcaaacgtagaaattgtacCACATTTGAATCAGACACTGAAACGATTGGTTGAATCAATAGTAAAACCAACTCGTCTACGACAAGACCTAATGGTTaccattttactttttattatgaaagaGAACGGTTTCGTTCAGCTAAAGGACGTTTGTAAAGACGCAATAACTATCGAAGACTACATTTTATCGAAAAAAGAGAAAGACATAACAAAATACGAAACAGTATTTCTATTAAGAAACTTTCCGAATACTCCAATGAAAATGATCGTGTCTCTATTGAAAGATACGATTTTGATTAATGCAACTATTCCTGAAATGCGCAAAGAAACTTACTCGCTCTGTCTGATGCCCGaaaggtatataataaattcaggGTTGGGCATTCCTGCGACCCTAGCGAACGTGAACGAACTATTTGTatcatttaaagataaaattgtaaCTCCAGTTAAGAGCAGCATATTGAATTGCCACCGACACCCTAGTGGTAATCTCTCAGGGTTGCCAGAAGATGTGATACTGCTGATTATATTGAAGCTGTCACTGAGAGATGTGTTGAACCTGAGTGAATCATGCAAACGGATGTATCAAATCGTAAATGAGGATAGAGTTTGGTATCATCTTTACGTGCGGGATTTTGCTGAACATAAAAATGAGGGGAGTTGGCACGACATGTACAAGGAAGCCTATATAACACGTTCGACGGTTAGATCCCGGAGTAATGATGGTTTAAGGTTGTCAGTATCGACTGAACATGTGGCAAGATGCGTATCAGACTCGAGGTGGGAAGTCATTCTGTAA